aTGTCTctggcaaatgcacccgcaccatttgaggttgcagtcttgccacccaaggaaCATGTTCCATTCGAAGTGAGCATAGCTGCGCCGATCCCAATGGTGATGTGTACCATGCCATaattctatacaaatgttgtaccgtgggactatacaaccgaggcgagaaggaagggcaaggtcaggattgaagaaactatcgtagcatagggtatgacaagaactggtagagtctatacccctgaacatctgctgaatcaagcaagcaggactccaatcggccgcccctcattgagacatgtccggacgacctttggaggaaaatacaggccaaggaatattcggtcatcggccagttaaacaagacgctaGCACAaaatccattctctctttgctgtaaaattctgagacgcacaagaatgctttgttaaaggtgctaaataAAGCGGACGTACCAAGTAACATTactagcggggaagtggctaatatggtaggacaaatgctggaaagccataagatcaccttttatgaggacgagctgccacctgaagggctggggcacaacaaagcactgcacatcaccgtgcaatgcaaagattatttTGTCACCAgaatcttgatcgatggaggttccagtcttaacatttgtccgctagtaacactcaagaagttgagTGACGGGATGCATGAtataaaggatggagcaatcaatgtgaaagctttcgatgatTCTCAGagatccaccattggtgagattattctatgcttgcagatgggaccaacctggttcgaggtcgatttccaggtaatagatgtaccaacatcttacaacttgctattgggatggctatggattcatgctgctggggccgtagcatcaacgctgcatcaggcagtaaagttcgaatggaatcaccaggaagtgatcattcacagcgacggtagcaaccctatataaagttgccagaccattccggcgatagagggaagaaggaagctgggtggagaaacttaccaccacattgagcgggtcaGTGCTATCGATAaaaacaaatggtgggatagcaaaatcgagagtatactgagttggagtgggtacgaacctggcaaagggctcggcaagaagctccaaggaatctctaaacccataaaactcaagaaataaggcagtaccttcggtttgggatatgaatacactcgggaagaattcaataattggtcgccaccatggtgcggtccttactatccactagagcagccaataccacatctggagcagaccttctaACATGccaacattatttatgggtcagatgaagaagaagcacttgcagcagtgaagaacttgtttctagaggataGTGATATAGACTGTTGCGTTATTCTTGagaaggagggggaggaaggcccttccatacaggctgtgagcagaggggcacatctcaagaattgcactatcaggacaaccaaagcccgacgatcCTCGGgttagcaaggctaaaacaatcattattcactgttttatttactaaatgactttcttttcgcatttgtttcccgcaataagatcttcgatgttcaaaataTTTATCTGATTTATCAAAAGCAGttctgatttttcttatgaattaatatttattgctatcgttGTCCCTCCGtgctttaccaatacaacattaatagtacttatcttgatgaaccaatgactgtgacatgcaatgagacaacaaaacaaacgaacattgattcagaggaagatgacatacctgacgagattgtcaaagaagttgagaactttgcgAACAGAgctaagtccaacttggacgagaccgagattgttaacctgggagatgcagaaaacatcaaggaaacacgattcagcattcacctatcgccatcagagaagaaagaatacacaaaatttctaaaggaatatgaggacatattcgcctagtcatatgatgacatgactggtctaagtacgtctattgtggctcacaaactgccagcCGATCTAATGTGTCCACCAATAAAGCAGAAGCTCaagaagttcaagcctgatatgagtttgaaaatcaaggaagaagtcaccaagcagatcaaagctaaggtcctcagggtagtaaaatacccgacatggttagccaacattgtgccagtaccaaagaaggatgggaaggttagagtctgtgtagACTACCGGGACCTCAACCGGGCCAATCCGAAAGATGACTAccttttgccaaatatacacatcctgattgacagttgcgccaagcatgagctatagtcattcgtagattgcttcgctggttatcatcaaatctggatggatgaggaagatgctgagaaaacgattTTCATTACGCCGTGAGGAGTGTACTGttataagatgatgccattcgacttgaagaatgcaggggccacctacatgagggccatgactaccatctttcatgatataatacacaaggagatagaggtatacgtggatgatgttattatcaaatccaagaaggccactaaccatatagaagatctgaggaagttcttcaatagactgcatagatacaacctgaaactaaaccccgcaaagtgcgcatttggcgTTCCTGctaggaaattgcttgggttcattgtgagtcactgaggaatagaactggatccatcaaaagtcaaagacattcaagaactaccaccaccaaagaacgagaaggatgtgatgagtttcttgggaaggcttaactacattagccgattcatagcacaatctacaattATTTGTGAgacaatctttaagatgttaaagaaggacaccactaccaaatggaccgaggactaccaaaaggccttcgacaaaatcaaggagtacttgtcaccaccaccagtcttagtctcGCCCAAGCCAGGTAGgcccctattactctaccttacagTGTTATATGGAGCTTTcagttgtgttctgggacaacatgataaaatgaggaggaaggagcaagccatttattatctcagtaagaagttcacctcgtacgagtcccggtattctctattggaacgcacctgttgtgctttgacttgggtagctcagaagctgagacattacttctgcgcatatactacatatctcatatcgaggatagatactttgaagtatatctttcagaaacccatgcccactagcaagttagccaagtggcagatcctgttgagtaagttcgacattgtttacgtaactcaaaaagcggtcaagggacaggcactggcagacATCCTTGCTGAAAACCTcttggatggaggatacgaacccctgaaaatgtattttcccgatgaagaggtatcattcataggagaagacattgcggaatcctatgctggttggagaatgttcttcgatggagcatcaaacttcaaaggagttggcatatgagcagtcctaatattagaaaccggtcagcgtTATCCGGTGTCTACCAAAATCATGTTCccctacaccaacaatatggccgagtatgaagcctgtatcttaggactcaaaatgaccattgacatgaacattcaagagttgctagtgattggagattcagacttacttatacataaGGTAGGAGAAGAATGGGCggccaagaactccaagatactcctgtatctacatcatgtacaggaactaagaaagaggttcacgaagatagaattccagcatgttcccagaatccaaaaTGAGTTCACAGATGCATTgactaccctatcatctatgatacaacatccagacaagaatttcattgatcccattcccgTGAAAATCCATGATCAActagcttactgtgcccatgttgaagaggaagcaaacggaaagccttggtttcatgatatcaaggaatatttggcaaaaggagagtacccagagcttgcaaatcctactcaaaaaTGCACACTTCGGTGATTGTCCGACAACTtatttcacagcggaggaatcctgtataggaggactcccgattttaggattattaagatgtgtcgacgcaaaggaagcatccaggctactagaggaaattcattcTAGGAACTggggtccacatatgaacgattttgtcttagcaaagaagatactcctggctggttacttttggatgattaTAGAGacggactgcatctagtatgtccgaaaatgctaccactgtcagatacatgcagacatgataaaggtacatCCAAGCAAGCTTAACACAACAAACTCACTCtggtcgttcgccgcctgggggatGGACGtgattggaccaatcgagcctgctgcttccaacggacacaggtttatcctggtagccattaactatttcaccaaatgggtcgaagtagtatcttacagagcagtgactaagaatgtcgtggcagactttgtccacgactgcattgtttgtcgattcagaattccagagtcattcattaccgataatggctcaaacctcaacaacgacttgatgaaatctatgtgtgaacccttcaaaatcaaacacaagaattccacagcctataggcgTCAGATGAATAGAGCTATAGAGgatgccaacaagaatatcaagaagatattgaggaaaatgatagagaagcataaatagtggcatgagaagttatcatttgctctactggggtatcgtaccacagtccgcacatcaaccggggcaaccccatATATGCTGGTTTACAGTACAAAGGTTGTCATTCCTgctgaagtagaaattccttccctaaggatcgtACAATaagttgagctcgacgacgcagagtgggtaaagagtcattatgagcaactagcccttatatatggaaagagaatgaacgcagtctgccatggtcaactctatcagaagaatgtctagagccttcaacaaaagagtcaagccaagacagttcacaccgatgcagctggtgttaaagaaaattttttcacatcaagatgaagccaaaaggaagttctctcccaactagcagggtccatacatggttcaccgggttttgatagtaggagccctcatacttgcagagatggacggagaagtctggccaaagccgatcaattctgatgcagtcaagcgttactatgtgtaatctttatgccttccttatatgatgtaaattgaactacgcctgacctgattcccgtttaagaggagatacgtaggcattcctatgggttcagtcataattcaataaaattcatttccccccgcaattggaaattagggcagaattttaaggaggaccctcaaaattccgaagtaatttcaaccgatcgccgcacgagcagcatttggaaacatcaaactggggcagaattttgaggaggaccctcaaaattccatagcaggagaggttgcaatgtcctgaactacgtcacagtcgtcggttcatctaaaagctatttttaattatacacttatgtcatacttttacaaaatcatacatgtttattattgaaactgctttgtttagcaatgctaccccaatgatacagacggtatcaccagatcaaaaccGAACGAGTTAAGCAAAGCTAGCGGGAtatgaactaacctttccccttacaaaactgatgattttctttggatgcaggcactaggactgcaaaatcattaaacatattgtacgcccatggaataaacattgttcaagaatatgATTcttagaaccgttg
This sequence is a window from Nicotiana sylvestris chromosome 3, ASM39365v2, whole genome shotgun sequence. Protein-coding genes within it:
- the LOC138887443 gene encoding uncharacterized protein, producing the protein MAEYEACILGLKMTIDMNIQELLVIGDSDLLIHKVGEEWAAKNSKILLYLHHVQELRKRFTKIEFQHVPRIQNEFTDALTTLSSMIQHPDKNFIDPIPVKIHDQLAYCAHVEEEANGKPWFHDIKEYLAKGEYPELANPTQKCTLR